In one Sulfitobacter sp. LCG007 genomic region, the following are encoded:
- a CDS encoding DUF302 domain-containing protein, which yields MRFIALILSLCASSARAEDALTYPYDGSFADAAFAVETAIVNRGLVVDHVSHVGEMLARTAGDVGSDVVLFDNADVFLFCSAALSREVMEADPLNIVYCPYNIFVVDRAGEVIIGHRDYPDGTMAPVEEMLREIAQEASAF from the coding sequence ATGCGCTTCATCGCGCTCATCCTGTCGCTCTGCGCCAGCTCTGCAAGGGCAGAGGATGCGCTGACATATCCCTATGATGGCAGCTTCGCCGATGCGGCCTTCGCGGTGGAGACAGCCATCGTCAATCGCGGCCTCGTCGTCGATCATGTCAGCCATGTCGGCGAGATGCTGGCCCGGACGGCCGGGGACGTGGGCAGCGATGTCGTGCTTTTCGACAATGCCGACGTCTTCCTGTTCTGCTCGGCCGCACTCTCGCGGGAAGTGATGGAGGCGGACCCGTTGAACATCGTGTACTGCCCCTACAACATCTTTGTCGTGGACCGCGCCGGCGAGGTGATCATCGGGCACAGGGATTACCCCGACGGCACGATGGCGCCGGTCGAGGAAATGCTGCGAGAGATTGCCCAGGAGGCAAGTGCGTTCTGA
- a CDS encoding DsrE family protein produces the protein MIRTILAIATAVLLGIAGSALAQDSERYGKQKVVYHINYDGGAESAAYKGAMRNIQNHIDAVGAGNIDVKVVLHGNGLGLLMSAKDDSVLQTAVASLKGQNVSFDVCNNTLQGREISYSDDLYDVWEEDIVPSGVAELSRLQQMGYTYIKP, from the coding sequence ATGATCCGAACCATCCTCGCAATCGCGACCGCCGTTCTGTTGGGGATTGCCGGCTCCGCGCTGGCGCAGGACAGCGAACGCTACGGCAAGCAGAAGGTCGTGTACCACATCAACTACGACGGCGGCGCCGAGTCAGCCGCCTACAAGGGCGCCATGCGCAACATACAAAATCACATCGACGCCGTCGGCGCCGGCAACATCGACGTGAAGGTGGTTCTGCATGGCAACGGTCTCGGGCTGCTGATGAGCGCGAAGGATGACAGCGTCCTGCAGACGGCTGTCGCCTCGCTGAAGGGTCAGAACGTCAGCTTCGACGTCTGCAACAACACGCTGCAGGGGCGCGAGATCAGCTATTCGGACGATCTCTACGACGTCTGGGAGGAAGACATCGTGCCGTCCGGCGTTGCCGAACTCTCGCGTCTGCAGCAGATGGGCTATACCTACATCAAGCCCTGA
- a CDS encoding CHASE2 domain-containing protein — MIVLIWRSGGRHGAMITAGWIGMARRKRGWWSDQVGWVRVVAFMGLVFGLVIRVGDPLPLEALRNFSFDLYHQSRPRDFTPLPVTILDLDDRSIEEIGQWPWPRTRFAELVDLAMQAGAAAIAFDIVFSEPDRLSPPQIARDNPGLPPDVAARMREMPDNDAILAEAFARGRVVAGQTSVRTAAGNRDEKQKMIDVPHAEIGPDPRPFLLGFPDVVLNLPALERAAAGHGMFSARPDRDGIYRRAPVVMVVQDQLRLGLTAELLRVATGGEPFAVRTNEAGVEGVVVARQFVPTAADGTIWPYLTPSNRARYVPASDLLMGRMPEGRLAGHLVLVGTSAIGLEDFRATPLGVSMAGVEIHAQILENILSASALVRPNYTVAVELVTTFVLCMLVIVFAPRLSGRVLIASSGLLLLAYVGTSYYLFWTSRILLDPTYPVLSTFIAYLIISTVNYLREERQRRHIRSAFGQYVSPDLVEQLSVEGAQVTLGGETRDLTLLFSDVRGFTAIAEDFKDDPEALTRLMNEFLTLLCRAILDNHGTIDKFMGDAVMAFWNAPLDNPDHVRAACRSALRMIEDVSAFNHRRAALAAVHQLAAGDRPIAPSERMHRIDVGIGINTGSCVVGNMGSDTRFDYTALGDPVNVASRLEGQSRYYGAAIILGETTARQVVGEFALLELDLIRVVGKAVPENIFALLGDQKMRSEPAFKDCFARNTQMLQSYRARDWDAAEIQLDDLSRRFDTLKLGLSPYLDLYRTRIAELRASPPGADWNGIYSSTKK; from the coding sequence ATGATAGTGCTAATCTGGCGTTCCGGCGGGCGCCACGGCGCGATGATCACGGCGGGCTGGATCGGTATGGCAAGACGGAAAAGAGGCTGGTGGTCCGATCAGGTGGGCTGGGTCCGGGTTGTCGCCTTCATGGGACTGGTCTTCGGGCTCGTCATCCGGGTGGGGGACCCTCTTCCGCTTGAGGCGTTGCGCAACTTCTCTTTCGACCTCTACCACCAGTCCAGACCGCGCGACTTCACGCCGCTGCCGGTAACGATCCTCGACCTGGACGACCGCAGCATCGAGGAGATCGGCCAATGGCCCTGGCCGCGGACCCGCTTCGCCGAGCTGGTCGACCTGGCGATGCAGGCCGGCGCCGCCGCGATCGCTTTCGACATCGTCTTCTCGGAGCCGGACCGCCTGTCACCGCCCCAGATCGCGCGCGACAACCCGGGCCTGCCGCCCGACGTCGCCGCGCGGATGCGCGAGATGCCCGACAACGACGCGATCCTGGCGGAAGCCTTTGCGCGCGGACGCGTGGTGGCGGGGCAGACCAGCGTGCGGACCGCGGCGGGCAATCGCGACGAAAAGCAAAAGATGATCGACGTCCCGCATGCCGAGATCGGCCCGGACCCGCGGCCCTTTCTGCTCGGCTTTCCCGATGTGGTGCTCAACCTGCCCGCGCTCGAACGGGCCGCGGCAGGGCATGGCATGTTTTCCGCCCGGCCCGACCGCGACGGCATCTACCGGCGCGCGCCGGTCGTCATGGTGGTGCAGGACCAGCTTCGTCTGGGGCTGACGGCGGAACTGCTGCGGGTCGCCACCGGAGGCGAACCCTTCGCCGTTCGCACGAACGAGGCCGGCGTGGAGGGCGTGGTGGTCGCGCGCCAGTTCGTGCCGACCGCCGCCGACGGCACGATATGGCCCTATCTGACACCCTCGAACCGCGCCCGCTACGTCCCTGCGTCGGACCTTCTCATGGGCCGGATGCCCGAGGGACGTCTGGCCGGGCATCTGGTGCTTGTCGGGACCTCGGCCATCGGGCTCGAGGATTTCCGGGCCACCCCCCTCGGCGTGTCCATGGCAGGGGTCGAGATCCACGCCCAGATCCTCGAGAACATCCTGTCGGCCAGCGCGCTCGTACGGCCGAACTACACGGTCGCGGTCGAACTGGTGACGACTTTCGTGTTGTGCATGCTGGTGATCGTCTTCGCGCCACGCCTCTCGGGGCGGGTCCTGATCGCGTCTTCCGGCCTTCTGCTTCTGGCCTATGTCGGGACGTCCTACTATCTCTTCTGGACAAGCCGGATCCTGCTCGACCCGACCTATCCGGTACTTTCAACCTTCATCGCCTACCTTATCATCTCGACCGTCAACTACCTGCGCGAGGAGCGTCAACGACGCCATATCCGCAGCGCCTTCGGCCAATACGTCTCGCCCGACCTCGTCGAACAGCTGAGCGTGGAAGGCGCGCAGGTCACGCTCGGCGGCGAGACGCGCGATCTGACCCTGCTTTTCTCGGATGTGCGCGGCTTTACCGCCATCGCCGAGGATTTCAAGGACGACCCGGAGGCGCTGACCCGGCTTATGAACGAATTCCTGACCCTGCTCTGCCGGGCGATCCTGGACAACCACGGCACCATCGACAAGTTCATGGGCGACGCGGTGATGGCCTTCTGGAACGCGCCACTCGACAATCCGGACCACGTTCGTGCCGCCTGCCGCTCGGCGCTGCGCATGATCGAGGATGTCTCGGCCTTCAACCACCGCCGCGCCGCGCTGGCCGCCGTGCATCAGCTCGCCGCCGGCGATCGCCCCATCGCACCGAGCGAGAGGATGCACCGGATCGATGTCGGCATCGGCATCAATACCGGGTCCTGCGTCGTGGGCAACATGGGCAGCGATACCCGGTTCGACTATACGGCGCTTGGCGATCCGGTGAACGTCGCCTCGCGTCTGGAGGGCCAGTCGCGCTATTACGGCGCCGCGATCATTCTGGGTGAGACCACGGCCCGGCAGGTGGTCGGCGAGTTCGCCCTGCTGGAACTGGACCTGATCCGCGTCGTCGGAAAGGCGGTTCCCGAAAACATCTTCGCCCTGCTCGGCGACCAGAAGATGCGATCCGAGCCGGCGTTCAAGGACTGCTTCGCCCGCAACACCCAGATGCTGCAGTCCTATCGCGCCCGGGATTGGGACGCCGCTGAAATCCAGCTCGACGATCTCAGCCGGCGCTTCGACACCCTGAAGCTCGGGCTTTCGCCCTATCTCGACCTCTACCGCACCCGGATCGCCGAATTGCGCGCGAGCCCCCCCGGGGCGGACTGGAACGGGATCTATTCGTCGACGAAGAAGTAG
- the soxC gene encoding sulfite dehydrogenase: MSDITTRRTLLKRGLATGTALLAAGRASAGGDPMITQVQPWATGLGEGVDATPYGLPIEYEADVIRRNVPWLTADAISSINFTPIHALDGTITPQGCAFERHHSGAIELRKEDYRLMINGMVGTPLVFTYADLERFARVNRVCFLECAANTGMEWAGAQLNGAQFTHGMIHNMEYSGVPLRLLLEEAGYDTAAGWIYVEGHDASSNGRSIPMAKALDDVLVAFKANGEALRMEHGYPVRLVVPGWEGNLWVKWLRRIEVRDGPVESREETSKYTDTLADGTSRKWTWVMDAKSVITAPSPQSAIPHGPGPLVITGLAWSGRGAITRVDVSTDGGRNWQSARLARPGEDKALTRFYLDTQWDGQEMLLQSRAMDDTGYVQPTKDQLRELRGENSIYHNNAIQTWWVKPNGEAENVEVS; the protein is encoded by the coding sequence ATGTCAGACATCACGACACGCAGGACCCTTCTGAAACGGGGTCTTGCGACAGGTACGGCTTTGCTTGCAGCGGGCAGGGCCAGCGCGGGCGGCGACCCGATGATCACGCAGGTGCAGCCATGGGCCACGGGCCTGGGCGAAGGCGTGGACGCGACTCCCTACGGTTTGCCGATCGAGTACGAGGCCGACGTGATCCGGCGCAATGTGCCATGGCTGACCGCCGATGCGATCAGCTCGATCAACTTCACGCCGATCCATGCGCTCGACGGGACGATCACCCCGCAGGGCTGCGCCTTCGAGCGTCATCACTCGGGCGCCATCGAGCTGCGCAAGGAAGACTACCGCCTGATGATCAACGGCATGGTGGGTACGCCGCTCGTCTTCACCTATGCCGATCTCGAGCGCTTTGCGCGCGTGAACCGTGTCTGCTTTCTGGAATGCGCGGCGAACACGGGGATGGAATGGGCCGGCGCACAGCTCAACGGGGCGCAGTTCACGCACGGGATGATCCACAACATGGAATATTCCGGCGTGCCGCTGCGGCTGCTGCTCGAGGAAGCGGGTTACGATACCGCCGCTGGCTGGATCTATGTCGAGGGCCATGACGCCTCTTCCAACGGACGTTCGATCCCGATGGCCAAGGCGCTCGACGACGTGCTGGTCGCCTTCAAGGCAAACGGCGAGGCGCTGCGGATGGAGCATGGCTACCCTGTCCGCCTGGTCGTGCCGGGCTGGGAAGGCAACCTGTGGGTTAAGTGGTTGCGCCGCATCGAGGTGCGCGACGGTCCCGTCGAAAGCCGCGAGGAGACCTCGAAATACACCGATACGCTTGCCGACGGCACCAGCCGCAAATGGACCTGGGTGATGGACGCGAAATCGGTCATCACCGCGCCCAGCCCCCAGTCCGCGATCCCGCACGGTCCCGGTCCGCTGGTCATCACCGGGCTCGCCTGGTCCGGGCGGGGCGCCATCACGCGCGTCGATGTCTCGACAGACGGCGGCCGGAACTGGCAGAGCGCGCGCCTGGCAAGACCGGGCGAGGACAAGGCGCTCACACGCTTTTATCTCGACACGCAATGGGACGGTCAGGAAATGCTTCTGCAATCGCGCGCGATGGACGACACCGGCTATGTCCAGCCGACCAAGGATCAGCTTCGCGAGCTGCGGGGCGAGAACTCGATCTATCACAACAACGCCATCCAGACGTGGTGGGTCAAGCCGAACGGGGAGGCCGAAAATGTCGAAGTTTCCTGA
- a CDS encoding c-type cytochrome, protein MSKFPDRILSTALAICLAGPALTAGPGLGRPATPDEITAWDLDVSPDGSGLPAGSGDVMTGETLFSERCAACHGEFAEGIGNWPELAGGLGTLADKDPVKTVGSYWPYLSTTWDYVQRSMPFGAAQTLAPDEVYALVAYILYSNDLVDEDFVLSDETFLDVTMPNANGFIPDDRDSVEVPLFTGEPCMTDCKESVEITMRAMVLDVTPEGSDAREVASDEGAGGAEPFPDTSQPSAEVALHDPELVAAGEKVFRKCASCHQVGEGAKNRTGPHLNAIMGRTAGTVEGFRYSGAMAEAGEGGLVWSEETLAEFLADPRAVVKRTRMSFAGLKSAEDIAAINAYLSTLGE, encoded by the coding sequence ATGTCGAAGTTTCCTGACCGCATCCTTTCGACCGCGCTTGCCATCTGCCTCGCGGGGCCGGCGCTGACGGCGGGTCCTGGCCTCGGCCGTCCCGCGACGCCGGATGAAATTACCGCCTGGGATCTGGACGTCAGCCCGGACGGGTCGGGCCTTCCGGCGGGCAGCGGCGACGTGATGACGGGCGAAACGCTTTTCTCGGAGCGCTGCGCGGCCTGCCATGGTGAATTCGCCGAAGGCATCGGCAACTGGCCCGAACTGGCGGGCGGGCTGGGAACACTCGCCGACAAGGACCCGGTCAAGACCGTAGGCAGCTATTGGCCCTATCTCTCGACCACGTGGGATTATGTCCAAAGATCCATGCCCTTCGGGGCGGCGCAGACGCTGGCGCCGGACGAGGTCTATGCGCTGGTGGCCTATATCCTCTACTCCAACGATCTGGTCGACGAGGACTTCGTGCTGAGCGACGAGACCTTCCTCGACGTGACAATGCCAAATGCGAATGGCTTCATCCCGGATGACCGCGACAGCGTGGAGGTGCCGCTGTTCACGGGCGAGCCCTGCATGACGGACTGCAAGGAAAGCGTGGAGATCACCATGCGCGCCATGGTGCTCGACGTGACGCCGGAGGGCTCTGACGCACGGGAAGTTGCGAGCGACGAAGGCGCGGGCGGGGCAGAGCCCTTTCCCGACACCAGCCAGCCATCGGCTGAGGTGGCGCTGCACGACCCCGAATTGGTCGCCGCCGGCGAAAAGGTCTTCCGGAAATGCGCGTCCTGCCATCAGGTGGGCGAAGGCGCGAAGAACCGCACCGGGCCGCATCTGAACGCCATTATGGGCCGCACGGCGGGCACGGTCGAAGGGTTCCGCTATTCCGGCGCAATGGCCGAGGCGGGGGAGGGCGGTCTTGTCTGGTCCGAAGAGACGCTGGCCGAATTCCTCGCCGACCCGCGGGCGGTGGTCAAGCGGACCAGGATGTCATTCGCGGGGTTGAAATCCGCCGAAGATATTGCCGCAATCAATGCTTACCTCTCCACGCTGGGGGAGTAA
- a CDS encoding Ig-like domain-containing protein produces the protein MNKTPYEGASLPEVMVGANAGGVIEIPEARLLFEADFMRSGPDLLLVNAGDATIRVPGYFASRPAADLHEPDGAILRGDLVERLAGPIAPGQYAQAGGGTAQTPIGQVETAVGQSSVQRVDGTVETLEAGSRIYADDVIQTGSGGEVSVTFVDGTIFSLSQGSRMVIDELIYDPSATDNSATLDLIQGSFVFIAGQVARTGGMEVSTPSATMGIRGTTVIVDIQTINGILTSEVSLTRDPDGNVGHVVVRDLSGNVVADITDTNSKWLISSADGEVQELERTAQDDAEDSALIADAVAAFQSAVARAESGQGYVQPGGPDVSGNTTPPATPPSAVAGQGLAEPDAVEQATPLDEIAPPSEPSAPAVGTEAGPDATDEDLDRDFRAEDVTVEGSEDPVDGVIEGVIPGDETEEALVFALLSETANGVLVLNPDGSFEYTPDADFSGTDVFTYEVTNDRGDVETGTVTIVVAPVNDAPVLEDARFVGVEDVAIRGTVRGSDVDGDQLSYKLISGGNHGQVVLLQDGTFVYTPDSDYAGDDSFRVRVLDGKGGKDTATVFVNLRGVNDAPTVGDNGANARGSVTEDGATMTGGQLVATDPDADQILSWSGSGAGRYGTFTVTAAGKWTYALGSAAETLGAGQVVTENFIATVSDGNGGSARQSVTVRVTGRNDAAVITGSTTGTVVEDGLPEVEGKLTHTDVDLSDPDGVFRPQAAGSATDFGYGSYSVDATGRWSYSLDNTNPTVDALRPGQSLTDSFTVRSGDGTPQTITITIQGGNDPPTDTSVRTFSVDRDGIHRGSLAGGDAEGPVSFALSGAAARHGKVTLEADGSFSYVPDESYAGPDTFGYTVTDADGSSVEGVVTATVDTAGYFIGNGFTVALSTSATAADGQGAGHVRLLSTPLDASDVNLVFVLDRSGSLTPEQYTQELQALARAVDGLARQFDGFSNTFTVKIVGFASTAGLILEAGLQEAGLSAAILAIPQTGGDTNWSPALRATQDALAADGSGATNHVFFIAGAGPDDAFETALAALTDSGANGYSVRIDGFYAAGKANSELATLDAASDPLGSGDTLIAALPAYPGGRPQSSYLEISLVADGVDKGIVYAASTPSDGRVTIECTVDLADIPGLVGLLGESNVFTVRTELQRFTASGPEKQVLLRGLTLGAADAAVILDGSDDSDLLPGSRSADRIVAGAGDDVLLGYGGNDTLDGGEGRDTLFGAGGNDRLVVRVDEDGPGEVVDGGRGRDVLAFGSGGNIADLLPVLDISDVEALDMANGLANTLLLTLEDVVDMSSTSNDMLEGLLIRVLPESVVVYGDERDSLSLQENAGASIRLAADAPVSGGQGQKLTIYEYVDAGGNVLATLGVDDDIDVSIVPTN, from the coding sequence TTGAACAAGACCCCCTATGAAGGCGCTTCCTTGCCCGAAGTGATGGTCGGAGCGAATGCGGGGGGCGTCATCGAGATACCGGAAGCGCGGCTTCTTTTCGAAGCCGATTTCATGCGTTCCGGTCCCGATCTGCTGCTCGTCAACGCCGGCGACGCCACGATCCGCGTGCCGGGATACTTCGCGTCCCGCCCTGCAGCTGATCTTCACGAGCCTGACGGAGCGATCCTGCGCGGCGATCTCGTCGAAAGGCTCGCCGGGCCCATCGCTCCGGGGCAATATGCCCAGGCCGGCGGCGGCACCGCGCAAACGCCGATCGGTCAGGTCGAGACGGCAGTTGGCCAGTCGAGCGTGCAGCGGGTAGACGGCACCGTCGAGACACTCGAGGCGGGCTCGCGCATCTACGCGGACGACGTCATCCAGACGGGGTCGGGCGGTGAGGTGTCCGTCACCTTCGTTGACGGCACCATCTTCTCGCTTTCGCAAGGCTCGCGGATGGTGATCGACGAGCTGATCTATGACCCCTCGGCCACCGACAATTCCGCCACGCTCGACCTGATCCAGGGCAGCTTCGTCTTCATCGCCGGCCAGGTGGCCCGGACCGGCGGAATGGAGGTGAGCACGCCTTCGGCGACGATGGGCATCCGCGGGACGACGGTGATCGTCGATATCCAGACCATCAACGGCATCCTCACCAGCGAGGTCTCGCTCACGCGCGATCCGGACGGCAATGTCGGGCATGTCGTGGTGCGGGACCTCTCGGGCAACGTCGTTGCCGACATCACCGACACGAACTCGAAGTGGCTGATTTCTTCGGCGGATGGCGAGGTGCAGGAACTCGAGCGAACCGCCCAGGACGATGCGGAGGACAGCGCGCTGATCGCGGATGCGGTCGCGGCATTCCAGTCGGCAGTCGCGCGGGCCGAAAGCGGGCAGGGCTATGTGCAGCCGGGCGGCCCGGACGTCTCGGGCAACACCACGCCGCCAGCGACCCCGCCTTCCGCCGTGGCCGGTCAGGGTCTTGCGGAGCCGGACGCGGTGGAACAGGCAACGCCGCTGGACGAGATCGCACCGCCCTCCGAGCCTTCTGCGCCCGCCGTCGGCACCGAGGCCGGGCCCGATGCGACGGATGAGGATCTCGATCGTGACTTCCGGGCCGAGGACGTGACCGTCGAGGGCTCGGAAGATCCGGTGGATGGCGTGATTGAGGGCGTCATACCCGGCGACGAAACGGAAGAGGCGCTGGTCTTTGCGCTGCTGAGCGAAACCGCCAACGGAGTCCTCGTGCTCAATCCGGACGGCAGTTTCGAGTACACGCCCGATGCGGACTTCAGCGGCACCGACGTCTTCACCTACGAGGTGACAAATGATCGCGGCGACGTCGAGACCGGGACCGTGACGATTGTCGTGGCGCCGGTCAACGATGCCCCGGTGCTCGAGGATGCAAGGTTTGTGGGTGTCGAGGATGTCGCCATTCGCGGGACGGTCCGAGGCAGCGACGTTGACGGCGACCAGTTGAGCTACAAGCTGATTTCAGGCGGAAACCACGGGCAGGTCGTGCTGCTGCAGGACGGCACTTTCGTCTATACCCCCGACAGCGACTATGCCGGCGACGACAGCTTCCGGGTGCGGGTCCTTGATGGAAAGGGAGGCAAGGACACCGCAACCGTCTTCGTGAACCTGCGAGGCGTCAACGACGCACCGACCGTCGGCGACAACGGGGCCAACGCGCGCGGCAGCGTGACCGAGGACGGCGCGACCATGACCGGCGGACAACTCGTTGCGACCGATCCCGATGCGGACCAGATCCTGTCCTGGAGCGGCTCTGGCGCTGGCAGATACGGGACCTTCACCGTGACCGCGGCCGGCAAGTGGACCTACGCCCTGGGATCCGCGGCCGAAACGCTGGGCGCGGGGCAGGTCGTCACGGAAAACTTCATCGCAACGGTCTCTGACGGGAATGGGGGCAGCGCGCGCCAGTCTGTCACCGTGCGGGTGACAGGGCGCAATGATGCGGCGGTGATCACGGGCAGCACGACCGGGACAGTCGTCGAGGACGGCCTGCCGGAAGTCGAGGGCAAGCTGACCCACACCGATGTCGACCTGTCCGACCCGGATGGCGTCTTTCGGCCGCAGGCCGCCGGCAGCGCTACGGATTTCGGCTATGGCAGCTATTCGGTCGATGCGACGGGCAGATGGTCCTATAGCCTCGACAACACCAATCCGACGGTCGATGCGCTGCGGCCCGGCCAGTCGCTGACCGACAGCTTCACCGTCCGCAGCGGCGACGGGACTCCTCAGACCATCACCATCACAATCCAGGGCGGAAACGATCCTCCGACCGACACCTCGGTCCGCACCTTTTCTGTCGACCGTGACGGGATTCACCGGGGAAGCCTGGCCGGCGGCGATGCCGAGGGTCCGGTCTCGTTCGCGCTGAGCGGAGCGGCGGCGCGGCACGGCAAGGTCACACTGGAGGCCGATGGCAGCTTCAGCTATGTGCCCGACGAAAGCTACGCCGGTCCGGATACCTTCGGCTACACCGTGACGGATGCGGATGGTTCCAGCGTGGAGGGGGTCGTCACGGCCACGGTCGATACTGCCGGCTACTTCATCGGCAACGGTTTTACCGTCGCACTCTCGACGTCGGCCACTGCGGCAGACGGGCAGGGAGCGGGCCATGTGCGCCTGCTTTCAACCCCGCTCGACGCGTCGGACGTCAATCTGGTTTTCGTCCTCGACCGCTCGGGATCGCTGACGCCCGAGCAATACACGCAAGAGCTCCAGGCGCTCGCCAGGGCCGTGGACGGGCTAGCCCGGCAGTTCGACGGATTTTCCAACACCTTCACCGTCAAGATCGTCGGTTTCGCCTCGACCGCGGGGCTGATCCTGGAAGCGGGCCTTCAAGAGGCAGGTCTGTCCGCCGCGATCCTGGCCATTCCTCAGACCGGCGGAGATACGAACTGGTCGCCGGCGCTGCGTGCCACGCAGGACGCGCTCGCCGCGGACGGTTCGGGCGCCACCAATCATGTCTTCTTCATCGCCGGCGCGGGTCCGGATGACGCCTTCGAAACTGCCCTCGCTGCCCTGACCGACAGTGGCGCGAACGGTTATTCGGTGCGCATCGATGGCTTTTACGCCGCCGGCAAGGCCAATTCCGAACTCGCGACGCTCGATGCCGCGTCCGACCCGCTGGGCAGCGGTGACACCCTGATCGCGGCCCTCCCGGCCTATCCGGGCGGGCGTCCGCAATCTTCATATCTCGAGATTTCTCTGGTGGCGGATGGCGTCGACAAGGGCATCGTCTACGCCGCATCGACGCCCAGCGACGGCCGCGTGACCATCGAATGCACCGTCGACCTGGCAGACATCCCGGGGCTTGTCGGTCTTTTGGGCGAAAGCAACGTCTTCACGGTCCGGACCGAATTGCAGCGGTTCACCGCCAGCGGTCCCGAAAAGCAGGTGCTGCTGAGGGGCCTGACCCTCGGCGCCGCCGATGCGGCGGTGATCCTCGACGGATCGGACGATAGCGACCTGCTGCCGGGCAGCCGGAGTGCGGACAGGATCGTCGCGGGCGCGGGAGACGACGTGCTTCTCGGCTACGGTGGTAACGATACCCTCGACGGTGGCGAGGGGCGCGACACACTTTTCGGGGCCGGCGGAAACGACCGTCTCGTGGTCCGGGTGGACGAGGACGGTCCGGGCGAGGTGGTCGACGGTGGCAGGGGACGCGATGTGCTGGCGTTCGGTTCAGGTGGCAACATCGCGGACCTGCTGCCGGTTCTGGACATATCCGATGTCGAGGCGCTCGACATGGCGAACGGGCTGGCGAACACGCTTCTGCTGACGCTGGAGGATGTGGTCGACATGAGTTCGACCTCAAATGACATGCTCGAAGGGCTCCTGATACGCGTGCTGCCGGAAAGCGTCGTTGTCTACGGAGACGAAAGGGACAGTCTGTCGCTTCAGGAAAACGCTGGCGCCAGCATCCGCCTGGCGGCGGATGCGCCGGTGTCGGGCGGGCAGGGGCAGAAGCTGACCATCTACGAATACGTCGATGCGGGCGGAAACGTTCTTGCGACCTTGGGCGTGGACGACGACATCGACGTCTCGATCGTTCCGACGAACTAG